CAGGTAGTTTCTAAAGGTCCCTGCCCAGAGGTCACGGTACAAGAGAATTTTAACGTTGCAAGCTATTTAGGCGTTTGGTACGAAGCTGCTAGATTCTATGCAGAGTTTCAGAAGGAATCTCGATGTGTAGTCGCTAATTACACTTTAAAGGTAAGACTGCATAATAGTAGGCTTACCATGTAGTACCATTGATACTCATGGGTACTCCGCCAGCCCTGGTTTCTCATCTTACAGAAACATACGGCGCGTTGTAAAGACGAAAAGTACATTCTAtcattttactattataaatataatataatattcaaatttttattttattattcaaatctagGATAACGGTCATGTGAATGTATTAAACAGCGGTTACTTTCCAGGAGAAGGATATCAATCCGCCGTTGGCGACGCAAAGCCAGACCCTAATAACCCAGCCAAGCTTGGAGTCAAATTCAGTAGgcgtaagtaggcctacctaaacAACTAGATTACGTTGAGTTGGCACTTCCTTTTTCTTGTTTGCAAAAAAGTTTTAGTTAAACGTTTACATTTTTTCGGCAAACGCACGCATTGCTGAGTGTTTTAAATGATGCGTATCGCGCTGGTTATCACTCTAATGAAACGCACGACGTACGACGCaaattcatcgcttgtgattggtcaaatcacaaTTTACGTAGCGCTTTATACGTCCCTGCGTTGCGTTCAAAGGGTAGGGGACGGAATATTAAGCATGAGTGTACTGATTTAAcaaatatcaaattattatttgtataatgtaaagaGGGACTACAGCGACAGGCCCATTGAACCTTTTGTAGTCTCTTGACTACATACTATATGCCAACCTTGTTATGATTTCATATTTTAGGTCAATAATTGTTTCTTGAATTGATTTGAATATATACACACAATTATGCTTTAAAAAAAGTCACAAAATGCAGAGATAAATGCCATAGCTTATTCCATCAATACTTCTATGTTTATTTGGTGGTGTGTGTATCCACATTCAATTTGTAATATACCGTTTTCTAGAACTGCAGTTATGACTGCGCATCTGTGAAATATTCCAACTTTGATTTTTGTTTCAAAACTTCCGTCGGATCTGTCGTCGATATAACCACTTTGTACGATTTGTTCTTCCTACTTTCAGTGCAACCACGTGGTAAATACTGGGTGTTGGATACCGATTATGATACATACACTCTCGTCCATTCTTGTACGGCTATTCTTGACGAGAACATTCAATTCAACTGGGTTCTTGTACGTGACTCCAGCTTGTCAACTGGTGACGCTAGCAAAATACAACCTCAGCTGACTAAATTCAAAGAGCAGGGAATTGATGTCAGCAAATTTCAATTCTACGGTCACGTCAACTGCCCTCCTAAAGACACGGCTGTATAGAAGCCTATACAGGAACGAAATGATGCCCAGTAGGGAATTCTGAAGAAAATTAATTGGTTAcacagaaatgaaaaaaaatgaatcCTTGATACAATCATACTGCGCATGACTAGCTTTTCAATTTTAGAGATTCTTTAGGCCTATTACTTTAATCATTGACTTACTATCAAAAACTAACAAGTTTACaataaaatgaattgaaatgAATTAATGTTCAATTTTTTCTGAGATCTTATAActattaatgtaaaaaaaaaaaacacgagtATATTAAATTTAGATTTATTCCTTGTTTAATGAAATGCCATAATGAAAATAAGGTGGTTTTTTAATATCCGTAATATTCAATACATTACCCATAGGCCTATGTATGACGTCGCATAGAAGACGCTTGATAATTTAATGGAAATTTAATATGTATAGATTTTGATTAAGattgtaattttgtaattgAAATGAAGTTATTAAACACTAATGAAGTAGTTCATaaattgttgtatttatttcattggTTAATCTTTATTTACCAAAGCCGCTTTTgtgttgtgtgtgtgtgttgtgTTAGTACCACAGTGAGGGTTGCCATTTTGTATGTAATTTCACCTAAAGTATATTATACGTATGGAACGCCTTGTAGGACAAAATGTATATCTTTTGACTGATATGTCTAATCACCATCTCATCTAGTTTGTACATTTCGTTCGTTCAATGTGATTCAACCATGGATCCAATTGGCCTGTTATACAAATTTACGTAATGGAGTTCATGTGTTGTGGATagtaaacagaaatataaacATGCATGTACAGTATGAACACATGAATAAATGTGTACCGTATTTTAGCATCATCGcgtcataattataatataggcctacactattttAGAATATTTAGATTCCATCCACAGGCCTCTTGGCGTGTTGTACTTTGTGTCTAGTAGCTAGTAAGTATGGTTTTACAGTAGCACAGTATTatggaaaaaagaaaagaaaaatacagACACGAGGCAAGtctattttatttgtgttacataAACAAGTTCCATGTACATCACGTGAATTTTTCTAGGAATggttcatttaatttattttgtctcttcatcaaataaaaaaatattatttactgaTCACAAAATAGTCTTGCAAAACATTTTATGAGGTAGAGGGGATTGTAGAGGTAGGCCTAGAGGGGATTGTAGAGGTAGGCCTAGAGGGGATTGTAGAGGTAGGCCTAGAGGGGATTGTAGAGGTAGGCCTAGAGGGGATTGTAGAGGTAGGCCTAGAGGGGATTGTAGAGGTAGGCCTAGAGGGGATTGTAGAGGTAGGCCTAGAGGGGATTGTCAATAAGTGAATCGAATCATCACTGCTGAATCTCCAACTCCAAACGAACTTCAGTTGATGCAACTAAGTTTTGAACTTTCATTTTTACATTACATAACCGGTTCCCTGCACCTTATGGCATGTTCATTgccaaaaaagaaataaatgctGCAAGTTTGCAAgcttataattaattttatgtcTAAAAAGGACTATTTTAAACCATTTCAATTCTTTTAGCATTATATTTGTTTTCTGGAACTCAGCTGAACTGAACGTAAGAATTGCTCAATTGTGTATCTCATTActattattttaggcctacattaaacgACCCCAcagacattttaaataattaaatgtcttCTAGATTTTATAAGTATTCTGGATACATTCTGTAGCCCTAGAAATGCACAGGCCTTCATGATCAGGTTTTATTTCCGCCTTATCAGTAACTCAGGCCTATTAAAAATCATACAATGTGCTATATCTTATTGATCCACAATGCCGATACTGGCTGAAATTACAGGAACAACGTTTTATGAGGCTATGACAGATACAGTATGATCACAATAGTAGAATCAAAGAACTAAATTGAACAATTTACTTCGTTAATGTCTGCAGATGACTAaagcttgtttcccactagGGACGCAAATTTGACCAaccacaagcgatggattatgtGGTCtcttgccattggtcaactcgcttgatAAAGTGGTAACCACTATCTTGTCATATTCGAGTGGGACTTTTaccgttgagtacagtttttTGTCGTTGAGTGCTTATTTAACAGAGTATTaattgagcgttgagattgttcttaacgttttctattcgaatgacgtTCTGTTGgacacaaatttacaattcaaatacaaaaaatactcaacgaatctttacgttgacaacgaaagttcccgAATAAATAACAAATGACAAATAACATTATACATTTCTAAAAGGAAGTTTTTTTCACAACATTCtaatgattttgataatgattaaatacaaattgaattgataaacttaagtattatttaattgtcaAGTTCAATGATAATTTATATGTCATTTCAAAGGGCAGAGAAAGCCTTTCTGGTAATATTGGAACTTGTACTTCGGTTGTTTGCCCTCCTCGTAGTATTTATATTCCTTTATTTGTTTGTCATTGTGtgaatttttgaaaaaataaatatattattattattaatttatcatgTTTACTTAGTAACCAACATTGTAATAAATTTCAATCGTCTGCGTACGTTGCGTTATTaggtaatatatttatttttttttgatcAAACTTTTTATAGCATAGGTCTATTGGGcaacaaacattgtttttaaatcattttcagggtgaaaatatatctttaacagcAAAAGtggaaatataaaataaaagtatcaATTATTGATTAACAAACTCTTGaactgtaatataaattttggCTTATATaactaaattaataaaaaatgcctAAATGAACCTACTCTAGCTGTGCATTAAGCTGTTGGCCATGTGATCAAACAAGTTATAAAGTTGCTCCTCCCTGTCATCATGGACCATCTGCCTGCTAATAGTCATTACACAAACAAAGATAATCAATTGCTGATTTACCTTACGTATGAACTACAAAGATCACAATCGTCCTTTGCAAACATGTATTGATGATGATGCAAATTGTATCCGGACAAGTACCCCCTCCAGAAACAAGACCACCCGGGACACCACCGGACGTACCAACCCCAAGACAATCATCcttctaggacaactaccactgGTAAATTTAAATACTGGTAGTACCGTACTGTTCTCCCAAAGGTTCAattcacattttaaattttatcaaTGATGTTTTAAAGTTTTTGTGGCGCTGAAAATGTGAATTATTTTATTGCAAGACACTTTGAAtgactaaaattaaaaacatcttAAAATTTGCCAGATGGAAATACTGATAAagtgttattaaaaaaatgaccaACAGGCGCAAGAAGATCGTACATTATTCCAGTAAAAACATCCCATGAAAAGCCCCGTTTCTTCACCTTtatcatatttaaatttttaggatAACCTGGACTGGACTTACATAATGGAACCACAAAAACAGATGGCATTATgaactaaattttaaaaaactttcCCAGGAATTCTTCGTTCTTACATAATTCATACAATTATGTAAGTTCTCGTAGATTATAAACTTATGTAGCGTTCTCACGAAAAACAATCCGTACTATTTTGGAGAGAGGGGTTTtgcaattaattgtaaataatattacgTTACTACACAgacatattaattaatatcaattatCAGTGTTCCCATCTAGTAAATGGAATCGTCACTTATGTAACTTTATTTACATACTTTCAacttataaatacaatacataaaGACAGTTTAGTATTAGTCGTTGCTGAAATTCTCATCATCGAAGACTTCATCCAAATCTTCTTTCGGTAAGATtgttgttaatttattttacattttgttttttcttatgTTATGATTGTTCCATTTGGTTTCATTTATTGTGGCCGGCGCTTAAAACCCGTTGCTATATTTCTTGTTTAGGCGTAGGCTATAGTAGATATCGGCTATTTTATAATTCATCTCTAAAACCCGTTGCTATACTTCTTGTTTAGGCGTAGGCCATAGTAGATATCGGCTATTTTATAATTCATCTCTAGAATAAAGTGTATTATTCTGTTGgttgtaaaaacaaaaacgagCTTTTATCAACTGTTGAGTAGCATTGACAACAAATAATGCGTAAAAATGTGTAATTCGTTTTTGAACTAAATAACACTAAAGCTAGCTCTGTCTgtggcaaaaaaaaatgtgatgtgccatgatgatgtcatatcactgccatatatgggcacatcactgccatatttgggcacatcactgccatatttgggcacatcacacattagtttaataatagacagagctttacgtaAAAGATAATACTATCTTGATGATGACGAGTACTAACCAATCGTTTGTTGATTCctgtttttttattcaatttttgtaTTCGTAGATTTAAAGATGTACGCACAAATCCAGTTTGCATGCCTTCTGGTCGCTGTGTGCCTCGTTGGTTCTATCAGTGCCCAGGTATACTCTCGCGGTCCCTGCCCAGAGGTCACGGTACAAGAGAATTTTGACGTTAACAGATATTTAGGAATTTGGTACGAAGCGGCTCGTTTTTATACCACCTTTCAGAAGGATTCTCGATGCGTAGTCGCTAATTATACTTTAAAGGTAAGACTGCATAATAGGCTTATCATGTGGTACCATTGATACTCATGGGTACTCCGCTAACCCTGGTTTCTCATCTTATACAGAAACATGGCGCGTCGAAAAACGAAAATCATAGTGGCTGCtattactaaaatataaataggcctataatttttatatataaatattgtattttctaATGTAGGATAACGGTCATATCAACGTATTGAACAGCGGTTACTTTCCAGGTGAAGGTTACGGTTCAGACGTTGGCGATGGAAAGCCCAATCCTGATAACCCCGCCAAAATTGGACTCAAATTCAATACGCGTAAGTAGCTACTTCGTTGGTTTGCCACTTGGCTTGCAAACGCGATTCGTTAAAGGTGCGCGACATTCTCTCCGCAACgccaacgtaacgcaacctacgcaacgtaagaaaatgcccttccaataattgtgtttgccctcGCCTACCTAGACTAGGTATAGCAATAGCAATCACGAATGTTGTAGCCTTTTTTCTATTCAAACATTGGATCGACGGCTGCCGTCGATATAACCACTTTGTACGATTTGTTCTTCCTACTTTCAGTGCAACCACGTGGTAAATACTGGGTGTTGGATACCGATTATGATACCTACACTCTGGTCCATTCTTGTTCGTCATTTTTTGACCTGTTCAACGTTCAACTGAACTGGATTCTAGTACGTGACTCCAGCTTGTCAACTGGTGATGCTAGCAAGATACAACCTCAGCTGACTAAATTCGAAAAGCAAGGAATTTATATCGACAGATTTCAGTTCTACGGTCACGTCAACTGCCCTCCTAAAGACACGGGTGTATAGACAAAAGAATGACACTGAGTAGAGAGGGGGATTCTGGAAAAAAGTCAGtgaaaagagaaaaagaaatcATTGAGAATGTTTTTTGAGGAAACAATTTGGACATTCATTATGTTATCATACTTCATATTTCTAAATCGTTCTAGTTTttgattaaaattgtaattttgtaattaaaatcaattaattattaatataaacattaattatattgAAGTATAGTAGATTGTCATGTATTTATGCTATTGATATGTTTACACTGCGCATGTTTAGGCCCAATAAACCAGGATTTGCCTGTTAATAATTTAcgattttaatgtgttttttttaattttcgtTTTTATGAGAAGTAGTTTGGTTGTGAATTGTCGAAACAAAGATATTTAATTTAGTTAATGCCTAAATGCAAATTGATTAAACGGTTATTTTTCACTTTATATctttaagccctgtctacactatcaaactttgcgaaaaaaatgtgatttgctcatatatggacatgataatggtatagcactacaatatttgggcatattactaccatatttctgggcacatcacactttatttgtcgaactagttgtagtgtagacagagatttagctCCTTGTATCGCGTCATATCCTGAGATCACCTCAGTCCTAGTACGCTTCCCACTTTCGAATAAAGATAAACTACCACGCGGTCCACAATGACACCTTAAAGATCTTTGACCTAGACCTATCCTATCTAGGtttcactttttaaattatcagTATTATATCTATTTCAATATAATGTCTATTTTGATGTCACATGGTAAAATGAAGCCATCAAAGAATAAGTCAGATTTATTAACGTAGAATTGTAACTGAGCCTAGGCAACACAATTGCTGTCTTTTTCCCacatcttttttttatgaagCCCGGTCTATGGAAAGCAAACTCATGtccaaaatcataaaaaaattctctaaatttttaatttgtaaaaaaaattgtgaagatTATAGCCCGAGGCCTActataatttgtaaaaagtaagtagtgataataatgaaatatacaatTAACACtgataatgacgtcataatcatCTGGTTATTTTCTTAATCTCAAGTTCAAAGGCGTCATTGGAACGTGACTATTGTCTAAAATAAAGGTTACCAAAGTTAAGAACTTTCACCTCCAACACTTAACTTTTTAACAACCTTTTCTTAAGTTTATTTACTCAGGTCAAAAACTTATGTAAGTCAACATCTTATGTAAGTTAATAAGTAAGACGTCCGGTCACGCAAAAGGCGAAACCATTACTgtgcgggggggggggggggaggtgaAAACAAATTAGGGGCCAAATCATtcctatataattttatttaccattattgatataattattgttttaattttatgatacgaaagaaaaaagaaacacaaatttgaatttgaattaaaatgcaaaCCAATCATACATAATGGGAACCATAAAGTTATACCCTATTTTGCAAATGGTATAGCCTATTACATAACCTCATTTAAATATCTTTACGCTTATATACACACTGCTGTTGAATAACGTGACACAGTCGCTGGTATTGCGGGTCCCATTGCAAAAAATCTAGGCTACTGCTGATCATTGGATAGATCTTGAAAATTTGCTGGTAAGATGTACCTTTGTTCACGTATTTTAAGAAAGAATATTTCTTTGTTGTGATACGTTTTATTTCATAAGCTTTGGCCTAGATTAGGTAATACGTTAACAAGAGAtgacaatatttattattttggttcggattaataattaatttgatagtTAGTAGAATTGTATACCTCCAGGACCATGCTACAATGTTCTTGTAGTTTTCAGTATGCATACTATTATagttttaaagaatattttagaATATCTCAGCACACTAACTATAGAgtatttttctgaaaattattaacaatgttcatgaaaaatgtaaatttgtagTGAAAGCTTGTGATGCGGATGATCGCTTCTTTTGTTGGTGTACTGTACTCGGAATAAGGAATTCGTGTTTAAACAATTTGTCCAATGGTAATCCGATATAGGCCTAACCTAAGTTTGTCAACACTTATTATTGCTTTTTTTCTATCATTTGGATGACGTTCACATGGGTTGTAATTTTGTAGTCGACTCGGGAGTCGACTGTCACTCGGGAGTCGACTGTCACTGTCGACAGGTACAGTACCACTGAACGTATGCACGGCCTATCCGTAGACTTTCTTTAGGTTTTAATTTAGGTTTTAATATTTcttatttacattgttttatgttttaatgtatgcTTTGAGTGCTGGTGTGGCACGCCTTTTTGCGACAGTGGCCCTTCGACCTCTTTTGCCACTCTTTGGCACACTCAaagtttatgtattgttttaatgtcCTTTCTTACAGCTTGGTTCCCACCTAGGACGGTTGACACAAGGTCGTTTTAAGCGTAACGCAAGCGACTActattgaccaatgacaagcgacaattcgcgaataatccatcacttgtgattggacttgcattgcgcttacgtccttgtgcATTTCGTCTCAGTGGGAACCAAAACGTTAAAACTATTTGCATCTGTTGAGTAACAAACATCAATAGATTATATACTACGTCAGTACCTCCCTATATTCATTATTACTGTTTCCCATTCAGGTAAACATGTGTTCACACGTACAGTTTGTATGTCTTCTTGTTGCTGGCCTTGTTGGCGCTATCAATGGCCAGGTTTTCGCCTGGGGCGGATGTCCAGATGTCACAGTGGTGAAAGATTTTAATGTGATGCCATATTTGGGAACGTGGTACGAGGCTGCCCGTTTTCCTACCTCGTTCGAAAAAGATGCGAGATGTGTAACCGCCAATTATACATTAAAGGTGAATTGTATCACAagtatttaaaattatgaaaaggAAATCCGTAAAAGGAAACTTTGATAAAATATGAAATCTCTCTCAACTAGTTTAAACAAAGTTTTATCTTTTTGATCATGACGTGAAGACTAAATAAGTCACATTTTAATGTTCGTTTTCAGATATTAACCGATTACTATTAAATCTTGGTTTCCACTCACAGATGCAACAATACGAAGTGCAACGTatgtgatttgaccaatcacaagtgatgaattattcgaactgtcacttgtcattggtcaactcgtttgcgttgcgtctacggcCTTGCGTCGTTGCGTCTACGGCCTTTTGCGTCTCTGGTCGGCGGAAACCACGCTTAACTGCGCGCACTCATTCACAATTCAGATGAGTTTCCACTAATCAAGGAGGCACTAATAATTGACAGTATGTTTTAATTAACAGGATAATGGACATATTGAAGTAGATAACAGTGGTTACTTTCCTGGTGAAGGTTACAACACGGACATCGGCGATGCTAAGCCAAATAAAGACCCCAGTTTGGCGAAACTTGGAGTCAAATTTAGCTGGTGTAAGTAGGCTACTAACTTAAAATCGTATTATGACTTAGATAATCGTATCTAGCTTTGCTTTGTAATGCATTTTTCTTGTGCCATTTTACACGCTTTGTTGTAACGCTTTAAACATTCTCGACTCCTTAACAAACACACCgtgtttttttcatttacatCATACTTCTTGTTAATctaatattttgtaatgtaaataacatttaaacattCACAACTGATTAGTATTCACTTACGTTAAAATATAGCATGTAACAATGCTCTTTTTCTGATGTGTAGCATGACTAAAAACACTCCCGCTCGCAATTATTTTTTGTACATATTATCTAATCCATTCGACAGACGTTTCGACGAAAAGCGTTTAGGAGTTAGCTCatttcttacgtcacaccttatggatatgactaatgaatattcatgtttattttgtgacgtttcatgaggggtatgtacttatgtacgaaaagaaatatcgcctCCCGTACCGTATAACTAGTTATGCAATGTTTGAAATTGTATTTCAGGGCAGCCGAGAGGAGACTACTGGGTGTTGGCAACGGACTACGAACAGTACGCCCTCATCCATTCTTGCACTGGTTTCTTTAACTGGTTCAATATTCAATTTAACTGGATTCTTGTACGTGACGTGACCAAGTCAGTTGGAGACATAAGTGTAATAGACAAGTGGGTGAACGAATTCGGCAAGCAGGGAATCGATACAGACAAATTCGATTATTACGGACACGTCAACTGTCCTCCTAGAGATACGACTGTGTAGATATCCACCTCACTCGGGGTGACGTATCGTGAATATGACCCCAGGGTTCGTGGACAAAAAACGACACTTTTAATCTTCTAGAATGCTGAGACCGCTTTTGAACGTTAAAGGGCAATTTacacacagacgagcggtaaacACAAAGCGCGGAGCGGACGAGCGCGGTTTCCGATGTGGATAGAGATACAGATTGTACGTGGGAGAAGCTatgcggttttccgcttaccgttaccgctcatcTGTATCAATTCGCCTTATCAGCGTCATGCCAATCAATACACTCCTATAGTGTACAATATATTAATAGTTTTCCAAAACTATTTTCACTTTCTCTTCTAATAAGTGatgttattaaacaaatattatgcTTTAAAACCGAATGTGACCGGTCATACTATTTTTAAACTGTATATGAACAATACATACGTTTATCGAAATATAATACCAAAGAATTTAAGCCAAAGCATCTTTTTAAAACGTCACTGGACTCTCATCATGACGCCATTTGTTACTGGACTATCAAGTCAAATCATGACGTCACTTAGATGCatatatttttcataaaatgttttGCATGCTTAGTGGAtatataatttctattttttaaagaaacccTTTTATACGTAATATAGTTAATGCATTAAATTGATTAGTTTCATAAAATTAACAGTTTTTgagtgttttatttatatttaactgctatttattattattactgtatttctttatactggTGGGTATggtagcctcttcagtcaaagactatTCTTTCAGCATGCAGAGGACCAAGATATGATCAGTGGATGCGTGTACGTGTGTGATATTACGCGTGCGCGATCAGAGGTCGCGCCCGTTAGTATGCAGTCAGGCGTAACAAAAACAGATtcgaaaaaataattttgtttttctgtatTTCACATTCAATAGTTAACTTTTCTGTTAAATATTTCTTCACTACATTATATGCTATGTTGTAAGTATTTCTCAAACAGCGGTTTTAAAATGGAttcaaatcaaatgtttatgaaatttaaaaccAAAGCAAAGATGATGACGACATTGATGAAGGAAAAAACGAGTGATGTTATGAAATGAAGTTTCTTGAATCCGTACAGGTCCGCAAACATTGCCGATAATGACAAAGTGATTGCAAAATAACTCAACACTGTCATGATGTCATTAACAAAAATCAGACGTTTTTCAACGGCAATCACTCAAAATCattgatataattaatttaactatCGTCAACTATCTGAAAGTTCCATATTGTGCTTTCTGGCTGAAATTCATCTTTTATGATTACATAAATTACGTTTTAACTTTTTTGCAT
This region of Antedon mediterranea chromosome 8, ecAntMedi1.1, whole genome shotgun sequence genomic DNA includes:
- the LOC140056657 gene encoding apolipoprotein D-like, which translates into the protein MMYENKFACLLVTVCLVGSISAQVVSKGPCPEVTVQENFNVASYLGVWYEAARFYAEFQKESRCVVANYTLKDNGHVNVLNSGYFPGEGYQSAVGDAKPDPNNPAKLGVKFSRLQPRGKYWVLDTDYDTYTLVHSCTAILDENIQFNWVLVRDSSLSTGDASKIQPQLTKFKEQGIDVSKFQFYGHVNCPPKDTAV
- the LOC140057282 gene encoding apolipoprotein D-like, with the translated sequence MYAQIQFACLLVAVCLVGSISAQVYSRGPCPEVTVQENFDVNRYLGIWYEAARFYTTFQKDSRCVVANYTLKDNGHINVLNSGYFPGEGYGSDVGDGKPNPDNPAKIGLKFNTLQPRGKYWVLDTDYDTYTLVHSCSSFFDLFNVQLNWILVRDSSLSTGDASKIQPQLTKFEKQGIYIDRFQFYGHVNCPPKDTGV
- the LOC140056607 gene encoding apolipoprotein D-like; this translates as MCSHVQFVCLLVAGLVGAINGQVFAWGGCPDVTVVKDFNVMPYLGTWYEAARFPTSFEKDARCVTANYTLKDNGHIEVDNSGYFPGEGYNTDIGDAKPNKDPSLAKLGVKFSWWQPRGDYWVLATDYEQYALIHSCTGFFNWFNIQFNWILVRDVTKSVGDISVIDKWVNEFGKQGIDTDKFDYYGHVNCPPRDTTV